Proteins encoded in a region of the Trypanosoma brucei gambiense DAL972 chromosome 6, complete sequence genome:
- a CDS encoding serine/threonine protein phosphatase, putative: MCRHLFWRYRLPMPCRPPTCAVALLFPLSALSGSTRVRVCLWDGRFTFLCLPLLFLPPFCFHTSQTPHFKAHSSSKYRMPNADALWVVFFCIIGTMRVEGRQIVVVGDLHGDLNQTLAILKITGLVDDRQHWIGGDSFFVQLGDIFDVGPDDISIVKLLMKLEKEAQSVGGDVIELLGNHEIRNLLGDYSAVDPGSLAGSGGVSGRDRLLSNRTSVGMYLRTRKAIFHHNEFLFMHGGLSTATASIITGIDKIHEFNKDLRKALTNGTLTPLGSTGLNLAEGGEQEVVNPILVRSILNVRCKDLIKVLQNKFAGIKSVVVGHVPHNHQDFKDWRLCGGHLIAIDFGLSRWKKGDPGHVAALQIDDTTGHVQLLESTVRFPEFSADEHPVDRPLIGKWFPVIERVSVVVIILVSLVFIGKWAVSFICGGNGGTPGNRRYGTFSPV, encoded by the coding sequence ATGTGCCGCCATCTGTTCTGGCGGTACCGGCTGCCAATGCCTTGCCGTCCTCCGACTTGTGCCGTAGCGCTCCTTTTCCCACTGAGTGCATTATCGGGGAGTACACGCGTGCGCGTGTGCTTGTGGGATGGCCGTTTCACTTTCCTCTgcctcccccttttgtttcttccccctttctgttTCCACACGAGTCAGACACCTCATTTCAAAGCTCATAGCTCCTCCAAGTACAGAATGCCGAACGCTGATGCTCTATgggttgttttcttttgtatcaTCGGGACTATGCGTGTCGAGGGACGGCAGATAGTGGTTGTAGGGGATTTGCACGGGGACCTCAATCAAACCCTCGCCATATTAAAGATTACAGGGCTTGTTGATGACCGCCAGCATTGGATTGGTGGTGATAGTTTTTTTGTCCAGCTTGGCGACATATTCGATGTGGGCCCGGACGACATTTCGATAGTTAAACTCCTGATGAAACTTGAAAAGGAGGCACAATCAGTGGGTGGGGATGTTATCGAGCTTTTGGGCAATCATGAGATTCGTAATCTTCTCGGGGACTACAGTGCAGTGGACCCCGGTAGCCTCGCGGGCTCTGGAGGTGTCAGTGGGCGCGATCGTTTACTTTCCAACAGGACTTCTGTTGGCATGTATTTGCGTACAAGGAAAGCCATTTTTCACCATAACGAATTTCTTTTCATGCATGGGGGGTTGTCAACTGCGACGGCGAGCATTATCACAGGTATTGACAAAATACATGAGTTTAACAAGGATTTGAGAAAGGCGTTAACGAATGGTACGCTGACCCCTCTGGGAAGTACAGGCCTCAACCTCGCCGAAGGTGGTGAACAAGAAGTTGTGAACCCCATTTTGGTTCGCTCAATCTTGAACGTCCGCTGTAAAGACTTGATAAAGGTTCTTCAAAATAAATTTGCCGGAATTAAGTCTGTGGTGGTTGGCCATGTGCCTCACAACCATCAGGATTTTAAGGATTGGCGACTATGCGGGGGCCATTTAATTGCTATCGATTTCGGTCTTAGTCGTTGGAAGAAAGGTGATCCAGGGCACGTGGCCGCGCTGCAGATTGACGATACCACAGGTCACGTGCAGCTGCTTGAGTCGACGGTACGCTTTCCTGAATTCAGCGCTGATGAGCACCCCGTGGATAGGCCGTTGATTGGCAAGTGGTTTCCAGTGATTGAGCGTGTATCGGTCGTTGTCATCATTCTCGTTTCTTTGGTATTTATTGGGAAGTGGGCAGTATCGTTTATCTGCGGTGGTAATGGCGGCACTCCCGGTAATCGACGATATGGGACTTTTTCCCCTGTGTAG
- a CDS encoding UV excision repair RAD23 protein, putative, translating into MRIILKSVLGKKREHEVSPDTKVEDIKKFLESEYTPQSLRLCYNNRVLEDPMTMEQLGIGEDTVIVYVGKKQSVQQLASKSGGCASPSAPAEGPAKGELNENPGVAGASSVPVDVPAPSPSAQAPATTQQPSGPAPASLRSVDPALIDSIVAMGFNDREQVSLALRAAYMNADRAVEFLCTGIPPHVQQQLAEADLQASAMGRAAVPSAGTPPSDAGSGGTQSDLRRALSAIPHIDDFRSLLQNNPQAFSALAGQLLENFPQVGELAQQDPEEFARFMMAGSVPDNADQTLVTAGETEVDDAQPLGEEDRAAVNRLVLLGEGAWGEREATEAYRMCGRREDAAAHFLLFNFLGITD; encoded by the coding sequence ATGAGGATAATTCTCAAGAGCGTGCTGGGGAAGAAGCGTGAGCACGAAGTAAGCCCAGATACCAAGGTAGAGGATATAAAGAAGTTTCTTGAGAGCGAATACACCCCACAAAGTCTTCGACTGTGTTACAATAACCGCGTTCTGGAGGACCCAATGACCATGGAACAGTTGGGCATTGGAGAGGACACCGTTATTGTGTATgtgggaaagaaacaatCGGTTCAGCAGTTGGCGTCCAAGTCGGGCGGGTGTGCCTCACCAAGTGCTCCTGCAGAGGGCCCCGCAAAGGGGGAATTAAACGAAAACCCTGGAGTCGCTGGTGCGAGCAGTGTACCGGTTGATGTGCCGGCCCCTTCCCCTAGTGCTCAAGCACCGGCGACAACACAGCAACCCTCAGGTCCCGCGCCTGCGTCTCTTCGGAGTGTTGATCCAGCCCTTATAGATTCAATTGTCGCGATGGGGTTTAACGACCGCGAGCAGGTATCTCTTGCACTTCGCGCCGCCTACATGAACGCCGATCGGGCGGTGGAATTTTTGTGCACGGGGATTCCTCCACATGTCCAGCAGCAACTCGCGGAGGCAGATCTCCAGGCAAGTGCCATGGGTAGAGCAGCGGTGCCGTCAGCGGGCACGCCGCCGTCGGACGCCGGGTCGGGTGGTACTCAGTCAGACCTTCGGAGGGCGCTGTCGGCGATTCCCCATATTGATGATTTCCGTTCACTGCTGCAAAACAACCCTCAAGCCTTTAGCGCGCTGGCCGGCCAACTACTTGAAAACTTCCCGCAAGTTGGCGAGCTTGCGCAGCAGGACCCGGAGGAGTTTGCAAGGTTTATGATGGCTGGGTCGGTGCCGGATAACGCTGACCAGACCCTTGTGACTGCTGGTGAGACGGAAGTGGATGATGCTCAACCGTTAGGTGAGGAAGACAGAGCTGCAGTTAATCGCCTCGTTTTACTTGGTGAGGGAGCGTGGGGTGAGCGTGAGGCAACTGAAGCATATCGCATGTGCGGACGGAGGGAAGATGCGGCAgcacattttcttcttttcaactTTCTCGGGATTACCGACTGA